A window from Hordeum vulgare subsp. vulgare unplaced genomic scaffold, MorexV3_pseudomolecules_assembly, whole genome shotgun sequence encodes these proteins:
- the LOC123422526 gene encoding NAD(P)H-quinone oxidoreductase subunit 1, chloroplastic-like, with product MSLPLTKKDLMIVNMGPQHPSMHGVLRLIVTLDGEDVIDCEPILGYLHRGMEKIAENRTIIQYLPYVTRSNSSSTVDIVEAQSKYGFFGWNIWRQPIGFLVFLISSLAECERLPFDLPEAEEELVAGYQTEYSGIKYGLFYLVSYLNLLVSSLFVTVLYLGGWNFSIPYISFFDFFQMNKAVGILEMTMGIFITLTKAYLFLFISITIRWTLPRMRMDQLLNLGWKFLLPISLGNLLLTTSSQLVSL from the exons ATGAGTCTACCGCTTACAAAAAAAGATCTCATGATAGTCAATATGGGCCCTCAACACCCATCAATGCATGGTGTTCTTCGACTGATCGTTACTCTTGATGGTGAGGATGTTATTGATTGTGAACCCATATTAGGGTATTTACACAGAGGAATGGAAAAAATCGCGGAAAACCGAACGATTATACAATACTTACCTTATGTAACAAG ATCTAACAGTTCAAGTACAGTTGATATAGTTGAAGCACAGTCAAAATATGGTTTTTTTGGATGGAATATTTGGCGTCAGCCTATAGGCTTTCTGGTTTTTTTAATTTCTTCTTTGGCAGAATGTGAAAGATTACCCTTTGATTTACCAGAAGCAGAGGAAGAATTAGTAGCAGGTTACCAAACTGAATATTCCGGTATCAAATATGGTTTATTTTATCTTGTTTCTTACCTAAATTTATTAGTTTCTTCTTTATTTGTAACAGTTCTCTACTTGGGCGGGTGGAATTTCTCTATTCCCTATATATCCTTTTTTGATTTTTTCCAAATGAATAAAGCAGTTGGAATTTTGGAAATGACAATGGGTATATTTATTACATTAACTAAAGCTTATTTATTTCTCTTCATTTCTATCACAATAAGATGGACTTTACCAAGGATGAGAATGGATCAGTTATTAAATCTTGGATGGAAATTTCTTTTACCTATTTCCCTGGGCAATCTATTATTAACAACCTCTTCTCAACTTGTTTCACTATAA
- the LOC123422525 gene encoding NAD(P)H-quinone oxidoreductase subunit 1, chloroplastic produces the protein MIIDRVEVETINSFSKSELLKEVYGLISILPILTLLLGITIEVLVIVWLEREISASIQQRIGPEYAGPLGLLQAIADGTKLLFKEDILPSRGDISLFSIGPSIAVISVLLSFLVIPLGYHFVLADLSIGVFLWIAISSIAPIGLLMAGYSSNNKYSFSGGLRAAAQSISYEIPLTFCVLAISLRVIR, from the coding sequence ATGATAATAGATAGGGTAGAGGTAGAAACTATCAATTCTTTTTCGAAATCGGAATTATTAAAAGAAGTCTATGGACTGATATCGATTCTACCCATTTTGACCCTCCTTTTAGGAATTACAATAGAGGTACTCGTAATTGTGTGGTTAGAAAGAGAAATATCTGCGTCGATACAACAACGTATTGGTCCTGAATATGCTGGCCCCCTGGGCCTGCTTCAAGCTATAGCAGATGGGACTAAACTACTTTTTAAAGAAGATATTCTGCCATCGCGAGGAGATATTTCTTTATTTAGCATTGGACCTTCTATAGCAGTCATATCAGTTTTATTAAGTTTTTTAGTTATCCCTTTGGGATATCATTTTGTTTTAGCCGATCTTAGTATTGGTGTTTTTTTATGGATTGCCATTTCAAGTATAGCTCCTATTGGTCTTCTTATGGCAGGATATAGCTCAAATAATAAATATTCTTTTTCAGGCGGTCTACGAGCTGCTGCTCAATCCATTAGTTATGAAATACCATTAACTTTTTGTGTGCTAGCAATATCTCTACGTGTGATTCGTTAA